From the genome of Candidatus Defluviilinea proxima:
AAACACAAAAGCGCATCAAACGTCCCAGCGCCGATTTCTACGCCGAAATCTGCAAAGAGAACGGCATCTCAAGTGAGATGGTGCAGAAGTATTGTCCCGAAGTGTTTGACAAGTTATTTCCCGTGTAGAAGATAACTACGAATTACTTTATTAGCAGTGACAGCTACGCTTATCGCCACTCATTTCTGCGGACTTATTCGATCATCCCAAGGTGTTCGACAAACATTTCCGTAATTAAGGTTGTACTTGATTTTTTGAAAAGCTATTGGGTTTAGGAGTAAAATACAGAAGCAAACTTATAAGCATGCTCAAAGGGTGGATTTGACAAAGTGTCTTGTGAACTTTAGATGTACTGAGGATAGGTCATCCAATACAAACCTTGTTCAGCTGTAAGAATTCAAGAGGTGATTTATGCTTACGTACATCGTATTGCTGGGTCCTCCTGGAGCGGGAAAAGGTACACAATCTAAAGTTTTGGAAACCGAACTCGGTTTGCCACATATTTCCACGGGAGGTATTTTCCGTGAGAATATAAAAAACGGCACACCATTGGGCAAATTGGCGAATACATATATAAGTAAAGGTCATCTGGTACCAGATGACGTAACAATCGCCATGTTACGTGAACGCTTCACACAGCCAGATTGCAAAACTGGAGCCATCTTGGATGGCTTTCCACGTACACCTATCCAGGCAGATGAACTTGAAGTCTTGTTGAATAGTTTAGGGGGGCAGGTCAACTTCGTCCTTCTTATCACCGCCCCCGTAGAGTCCTTGATTGACCGGTTGGCGGGAAGATGGATTTGCAAAGCATATGGTCACGCTTTCCACGAACACTTCAATCCACCCAGAGAAAAAGGAATATGCGATATCGATGGCTCTGGTCTTTATCAACGCGAAGATGATAAAGCTGAAACGATCCTAAACCGTATTGAAGTCTATCAAAACCAAACAGCCCCTCTGATCCAATATTATCAGGAGCGTGGACTTCTGATCGAAATCAATGGTACTGCGACAATTGAAGAAGTTTCCAGTCAAGTGATGTCTGTATTACAAATGGAGAGGTCTTCTGGTGATTAATGATGTAACTTAAGCGCTTACCCCGCTTCGATTTTGCTCTTTTGTGACCCAAAGCATTCTCAAATTACTATCAGGCAAACCTTTTGAAATCGCCAAGCACTCAAAGGTTGTAGATAGCCCAAAAGCCTAGCCACAGAGACACTGAGGCACGGAGTTTTTTAAATCCTTTTTCTCAGTGTCTCTGTGGTTAAAAGTTTTTGAATAGAACGTTCAAGCATTTCAACCTGTAACGAATTTCTCCGTGATAAAATCCTGTCCCTATGACACACGCAGAACAAATCGCATCCCAACTTAACGTCAAACCATCGCAAGTGACCGCCGTCATCAACCTGATCGACGAAGGCAACACCGTCCCATTCATTGCCCGCTACCGCAAGGAGATGACAGGTTCTCTCGACGACGAACAGATCCGCATCATCGCCGACGAACTTGTCCGTTTGCGGGCGCTGGATGAACGTCGCACCGCTATCCTTGCCTCCATTGAAGAACAAGGCAAACTTACTGACGAATTACGCGCCAGCATCAATGCCGCCGTCACCATGACTGCACTCGAAGATCTGTACGCGCCTTATAAAAAGAAACGTCGCACGCGTGCCATGGTCGCCCGTGAAAAAGGACTGGACGCACTGGCAGAATTGATCATCGAACAATCGGGCAAAGGTTCACCCGAAGAGATTGCAAAGCAATTTCTCAACGACCAAGTCACAAATATCGAAGAAGCCTTGCAAGGCGCACGTGACATCGTCGCTGAAACGATCAGTGACAATGCCAACGTCCGCGCCGCGACTCGCGAGAAGGCTCTCAAGTTCGGCAAGATCCGTGTGGAAAAGATCAAAAATGCCGTGGACGAAAAAGCCGTTTACGAATCCTATTACGCGTTCGAGAACCGCGTTGACCGCCTCATGCCGCACCAGATCCTTGCCATCACACGCGGCGAAAAGGAAGGCATCCTGCGTGTGCATGTGGATGTCGCTGAACGTGATTGGCTCGATGCCATTCAAGCTGAATTCGAAGAAGATATCATCAGTCCCTTCGCTGAACAACTTGAGCTCGCTGTCCGAGATTCAGCCGAACGATTATTGCTCCCTGCCATTGAACGCGATGTCCGCCGCGAAAAAAGCGAAGCCGCTGATAACCATGCCATCCAAGTCTTCGCCACCAACCTGCGTGCGTTGCTCGGGCAAGCTCCACTTGCCAATCATGTTGTGCTAGGCATCGATCCTGGCTTTCGCACAGGTTGTAAGGTCGCTGTTGTAGATGCCACAGGCAAACTACTCGATACAGGCACGATCTATCCGCACGAACCGAAGAATGATTGGAATGGCGCGATCAAAATTCTCGAAGACATGATCAACCGTCATCATGTCACGCTCATCACCATCGGCAACGGCACCGCCTCACGCGAAACCGAAAAATTGGCGGCTGAACTCGTAAGGGCGACTCGCGAGTCGCCCCAACCAACCAAATATCTCATCGTCAACGAAGCAGGCGCATCGGTCTACTCTGCATCACCCCTCGCACGCGCCGAATTCCCCGATCTCGATGTCACCATTCGCGGCGCGGTATCCATTGCCCGCCGTGCGCAAGATCCGCTGGCCGAACTTGTGAAGATCGATCCCAAGTCCATCGGCGTGGGCATGTATCAACACGATGTCGATCAAACCGCCCTCACACACGCCCTCGATGGCGTTGTCGAAAGCGTGGTCAACCGCGTCGGTGTGGATGTCAACACCGCCAGCCCCGCTTTGCTCACACATGTCGCGGGCATCGGTCCCAAACTCGCGAACAACATCGTCGCTCATCGCGATACCAACGGTCCGTTCAAATCACGCACCGCGCTTCGCAAGGTGGCAGGGCTTGGACCCAAAGCGTTCGAACAAGCGGCAGGCTTTATGCGGATTCGAAACGGGTCGAACCCGTTGGATGAGTCAGCGATACATCCTGAATCCTACACAATAGCTGAATCCATTCTCGCTCTTGCCGGACTTTCAGCTGGTTCGCCATTAAGTGACCGTATCTCCGCCTTGGAATCTCTCACATCAAAAACTTCAGTTGAAGAATTAGCCAAGCAATTGAACTGCGGTGTTCCAACACTAAAAGATATTCTCGAACAACTCGTCCGCCCAGGACGTGACCCGCGCGCCGACACACCCGCACCCATCCTGCGCTCTGACGTACTCAAAGCCGAAGACTTGCTGACCGGCATGCAACTCAAAGGGACAGTCCGCAACGTGGTGGATTTTGGCGCCTTCGTGGATATCGGTGTCAAAGGTGACGGCTTGTTACACCGCACCCAGATCCCCAACGGTACCGTTCTCAAAGTTGGTGACATCATCGATGTGGAGATCCAAAAGATCGAACCCGAACGTGGACGCATCAGTCTCGGTTGGGTAAAGTAACTCGATATTCAAAAGTGGTCATCGTATAATAAAACGATGACCACTTTTTATATTCAAGACATCTCTCAAGTAAAGGGCAGATAATGAAACTGAAAGCAAGGCAGATAGTTTACTCGATCGTATCATTCGTTATTCTCACGGGTTGTACTTCTAAGCCATCTCAAATCCCAACTGTTGAATTTACATCCACTCCAAAACCAACTTTCACCCTTATCGCCGAACCGACAGGTACTCCCAATCCAACAAGCACACCTGAAGCAAGGATATATACACCTGAAGACAGTACATCCCCAAATGGCGAATGGAGAGGAGTAGTCACTATTACGACTATGGGGGAAGATATAAATATACTTTTTGAGCTTTCAAACATTAACAACGGCCAAGTTTGGCAAGTCGAACACAAGGATATTAAAGAGCCAGAAAATCCAATGGAAGGTTATTTATATCCTTATATATTCAAGTGGTCCGATAACGGCAATTTTCTGTATTATTCGCATCTTACAACAGGCGGCGATGGGTGCTACATACCTTAGAAACCGGGTGGTTATGATTTCAGGAGATTCGACCTGTTAACAGGTGAAGACACCTTGCTTCAAGAGAAAAGGGGTACTTGGTTTGCATTATCGCCCGATGAAACCAAATTGGCATACATTCATGGATGGGATGGAAATGTTACTTTGCTCGATATAGAAAAGCAAACATGGGAGGCAATTCCCCTACCACCTATAACCAATGTAGACGGAGCGGTCGATACAACCGAGCACATATTATGGTCACCCGATGGTAACTCCTTCGTTTATGCGGTTCTATGGGGAGACTGTGGTTGGTATTTATTTAGTTATATCATGCAGTTCGATATCAATACTCACACACAGACTGTCCTTATCAACAATGATGAACATGGTTATCTCCCGTTAGAGTGGAATGAGCAAGAAAAAATTTTGTTACTGGATAATGAAAATCATAACTGGTGGCTTGACCTAACCACAAAAAAAATCACTCCTATAAACCAATGAACCTTCCTTCTGAATTCATTTCCAACATACAAGGCGTTTTCAAGGAAGAGGGACATGCCTTTTTGAAGGCATTACCCAACCTGATCACAGAGGCATCCGCGCGCTGGGGCTTGACCGATGTTCGCCCTGCGCCAACGCTTTCTTATAATTTTGTGGCATTTGCACGTAGGGGCAAGGTCATCTCGCCCTATGACACGATTAGCCCTCAAACAAAAGGTCGGGGGGACCCCGCCCCTACCGATGTTGTACTCAAAATGGGTGTGCCGAACGACGAAATGAGAAGTGAAATGGCAGCGTTACGTCTCTTCGATGGGGAAGGCGCATGTAAATTACTCGATTACGATGAAGAACGATGTTGGATGTTGCTGGAGAAGTTGAATCCCGGTGTGATGCTATCCACGTTGGAGGATGATGAGGAAGCAACTCATATTGCGGCGGATGTGATGAAGAGGATATGGGTGCCTTTGGAATCGGACAGCTTGCTGTCCGTGCGGGAGCAAGCTCCCGCATTCCATAAATTCATTCAACTCACCGATTGGTTCGATGGGTTGAAACGATTACGAAATATGTACGATGGAGGAACAGGGCCATTGAACGAGAAACTTGTGGAACGTGTAGAAAGTTCGGTGAAGGATTTCTTTGCTGAGAATCACAGTCCCGTTTTGATGCATGGGGATTTTCATCACTTCAATATTTTGTCTTCGGAACGTGGATGGTTGGTGATCGATCCAAAGGGAGTCATCGGGCCTGCAGGGTATGAAGTAGGACCGTTTATGATCAACCCGTGGGGAAAGCTTTCGGACGGAATCAGCCGTCCCTTAATATTGAAGCGGATCGATATCCTGCATGAGCATTTGGGATTTGAACGTGAAAGAATCCTAGAGTGGAGTCTGGCACATGCAATCCTATCTGCATGGTGGGGCGTTGAAGATCGTACAGGCTGGGAATATGCATCGAATTTCGCAGAGATGCTTGCATCTCTTTAAAACTGAAACGGCCTCCCAAACGGGAGGCCGTTATATTCAACAAGGCAGACTACATTCCAAGCAGGCTGAGGATGGCATAGGCCAACGCCAATGCTGGGGCTACGAACGCGGGGATCAACCCACCGATGGCAGGGATCACACCGAGGCCAACAACAAGGAAGAACAGCCACATGCACCAACCGGAAATTGTCTTGGGTGTTGAAATTTTCATTTTATATTCTCCTTCAAGGAATTAAATACAAGCTCCACAGCTTGTTGACTAAGAAAACACCGGCACATAGGGGCGGTTACGAAAGTTGTGACATGTTCACCTAAACCCGATGTTTGATTTTGGTAAGAGGCAGTTCTTCAGGGTCTCCAGAGAATATAAACACGGATGATAGAATGGACGACTATGACTACGATTACATCCCCTGCTGAATTTTCAATGCAACGCCCAGTGCAATATGACCGCACTGGCCCTGTTGCCTGGGTTTGGTCACACGCGCGGCGTCACTGGTGGATCATCATTATGATGGTTATTGGCGCGGCGGGCAATGCGGGGCTGGCCGCCGTGGTGCCCGTGCTGACAGGCAATGCGTTCAATGCTATGTTGCAACCGAAACCTGATACCAGTGTATTGTTACCGCTCGCGTTGATCATCGGTATTTCACAAGTTATTCGCGGCGCTCTGCAGTTTGGGCGCAACTTCGGCGCAGAACTTCTGGCACAAAATATGGAACGTCAGGTGCGCGATGAGCTGTACCTTTCCCTGCTTGGCAAGAGCATGACCTTTCATAACCTGCAACCCGTTGGCGATACGATGGCACGCGCTACGAACGATGTACGCGAACTCAACTATATGTTCAGTCCGGGCGTCAACCTCGTTGTGGGGTCGTTCATCTTCATCCTGATGCCCATCTTCGTGGCCGGGCGATATCATCCGTCGCTGGTCATCACGCCGGTCGTGTTCATCATTCTGTATTTCTTTTTCCTCGTCCACTATCTAAAAACGCTTTCACCGGTCACAGACGAAGTACGTTCCTCGTTCGGCGAAATGAACACGCACCTTTCCGAATCATTGGACGGTGTGGAGGTGGTAAAAGGCGCTTCACAGGAAAATGCTGAGGTGGATAAATTTGTGATGAACGCCAGCCGCGTGCGACATGCCTTCGTCAAACAAGGTGACCTCGAGGGACGTTACGTCGCAATGCTTCTGCTCGGTTCCGCCTATGCTTTTGGGCTGTTTCATGCTCTTCTGCTTTTCCGCAGCGGACAAGTTGATCTCGGTGGCGTGGTGGCATACTTCGGCTTGTTACGTCTACTTGAGTTCCCCACTTTCACTGCGACCTTTGCCTATTCACAAATATCTTCGGGTATCTCCGGCGCGCGCCGCATTCTGGAGTTGATCAACCGCGAGACCAACCTCGACCAAAATGCACAAGGATATGCCGAACCAATGCGAGGCGAGATCGAGTTCCGGGATGTGGAATTTGCCTACCCAACAATGAAAGAGGAAAAAAGCAAAGGCTCCACTGAAAACGTCTTGAGCGGTATCTCCTTCAAAGTCAAACAGGGACAGACCGTTGCCATCGTTGGGCAAACCGGTGCGGGAAAAACTTCCCTGGTGAAATTATTGAATCGTACCTACGATACAACACGCGGACAAGTCCTTGTGGATGGCGTAGATGTACGCGATTGGAATCTCGCGTCGCTCCGTTCGCAGATTTCGATGATCGAACAGGATATTTTCCTCTTCTCACGTTCTGTCAGCGATAACCTCGCTTTCGGGAAACCGGGAGCAACTCAAAGTGAGATCGAAGCGGCGGCCAAGTCCGCACAGGCCGATGACTTTATCCACTCGTTCGATAAAGGATATGAGACTGTGGTCGGTGAACGCGGCGTCACATTATCGGGCGGGCAACGTCAACGCATTGCGCTGGGACGTGCCTTCCTGACCGACCCGCACATTCTGATTCTGGATGACTCCACATCCGCCATCGACTCGGCCACCGAGGATAAGATCCAACGCGCCATCTCCAACGCCGCCCGAGGACGAACGACCTTCATCATCACGCATCGTCTCTCGCAGATCCGCTGGGCCGACTTAATCATTGTGCTTCGCAAGGGCAAGATCGCCGCGATAGGCACACACGACGAATTGATGAAAACATCCGAGGCATACTCGAGAATTTTTAGGGAGTAGTTCTTAGCGGTTGGCGATTAGCTCTTAGCTTAAGAGCTAACTGCTAAGCGCTGATAGCTAACAGCTAAAGGCTAATCTATGGGTTTCTTTGCAGGACTTAACGACGAAAAATATGACCGACAATACAGCGACCGCGATCTGACGCGTCGGATTTTCGGGTACTTCAAACCACAGGCAAAACGGCTCACATCGGTGATGGGCTTGGTGATCGTGATCGCGGTCATCGGCGCGGCATTACCGGTGGTAGTTGCACGCATGGTGGATCTACTTAAAGGCGAACCAACATTTACAGCCATTAGCTTAGTTGGGTTGGCAGTGTTGTTGATCGGCATCGGCACATGGGGTTTGAACTGGGCGCGTCGTAGTTTGGTGGTGCGTGCCGTAGGCGATGTAGTGCTCGACCTACGTACACGTGCCTTCCGTGCGGCGGCAGAACATGATCTCTCGTTCTATGATCAATTCTCCTCAGGTCGTATCGTTTCACGCATCACATCCGACACAAACGACTTCGGCCAGCTCATTATCATCATCACCGATGTTGGTTCACAATTTGTACAAGCCTTCATCCTTGGTGTGGTCTTGTTTCGCACCGACCTGAAACTTTCGCTGATGCTCATGGCTTTTCTGCCGATCATCTTCGCAATCGCATCAGGCTTCCGCGTGCTGGCACGACGCGTCACCAAACGCGGCATGAAGGCCATGTCCGATGTCAACGCGGCGATCAAGGAAACGATCAGCGGCATCAGCATCGCCAAGAACTTCCGCCAGGAAGCAAGCATCTTTGAATCGTTCGACGAATCGAATCAACAATCGTATCGCGTCAACGTACAACGTGGGTTTGTGCTTTCTTTGGTCTTCCCCACGCTCAATGCACTCGGTGGAGTTTTTGTAGCCATCCTCGTATATGTTGGTGGCTTCAACGCGGCGCAGGGTATCCTTGCGGTTGGCGCATGGTATCTTTTCATCATGAGTCTTGATCAGTTCTTCTTCCCCGTGCTAAACCTCTCCGCATTCTGGGCACAGATCCAGGCAGGCCTCTCCGCCGCCGAACGTGCCTTCGCTTTGATCGATGCCGATCCCAATGTGATCCAAACGGATAAACGGGACGTACCTGCCCTCAAAGGCAACATCCACTTTGATGATATTCACTTCCGCTATACGGACAACGAACCGATTCTGACTCACTTCAACCTGCTCATACAGCCCGGAGAGAATCTTGCCCTTGTCGGACACACCGGTGCAGGCAAGTCATCCATTGCCAAGTTGATCGCTCGTTTCTACGAATATCAGCAGGGACGCTTGCTCATCGACGGTCACGACATCCGCACATTTGATCTCGCGCAATATCGCAAGCAACTTGGCATTGTGTCACAGGTCCCGTTCTTGTTTTCGGGGACGGTGGCAGATAACATCCGCTATGCCGCACCAAACGCATCTGAACAGGAAATGCTAGAGATGGCACGCAAGATCGGAGATGGAGAATGGTTGGAAACGCTCCCGAACGGGATCCAGACCGAAGTTGGGGAAAGAGGCGCGCGGCTTTCAATGGGACAACGTCAACTTGTAGCGTTGATGCGCGTCCTGATGCAGAAGCCCGCCATCTTCATCCTGGATGAAGCGACTGCGAGCATTGATCCGTTCACAGAGTGGCAGATCCAACAGGCGCTGAATCTCATCCTGAAAAATTCGACAAGTATTTTGATCGCGCATCGCCTATCGACAGTGAAGGCGGCAGATCGAATTGTTGTGATGGAAAAGGGAACGATCATCGAGGAAGGCAATCACGAAGGCCTGCTCGCACAAAGCGGACATTACTCAACGCTATACAACACGTATTTCAGGCATCAAAGTCTGGCGTATGTGGAAAAAGCAAGAGAGATGATCAACAAATGATTTTTATAAAACATCCCG
Proteins encoded in this window:
- a CDS encoding phosphotransferase, encoding MNLPSEFISNIQGVFKEEGHAFLKALPNLITEASARWGLTDVRPAPTLSYNFVAFARRGKVISPYDTISPQTKGRGDPAPTDVVLKMGVPNDEMRSEMAALRLFDGEGACKLLDYDEERCWMLLEKLNPGVMLSTLEDDEEATHIAADVMKRIWVPLESDSLLSVREQAPAFHKFIQLTDWFDGLKRLRNMYDGGTGPLNEKLVERVESSVKDFFAENHSPVLMHGDFHHFNILSSERGWLVIDPKGVIGPAGYEVGPFMINPWGKLSDGISRPLILKRIDILHEHLGFERERILEWSLAHAILSAWWGVEDRTGWEYASNFAEMLASL
- a CDS encoding ABC transporter ATP-binding protein, with product MGFFAGLNDEKYDRQYSDRDLTRRIFGYFKPQAKRLTSVMGLVIVIAVIGAALPVVVARMVDLLKGEPTFTAISLVGLAVLLIGIGTWGLNWARRSLVVRAVGDVVLDLRTRAFRAAAEHDLSFYDQFSSGRIVSRITSDTNDFGQLIIIITDVGSQFVQAFILGVVLFRTDLKLSLMLMAFLPIIFAIASGFRVLARRVTKRGMKAMSDVNAAIKETISGISIAKNFRQEASIFESFDESNQQSYRVNVQRGFVLSLVFPTLNALGGVFVAILVYVGGFNAAQGILAVGAWYLFIMSLDQFFFPVLNLSAFWAQIQAGLSAAERAFALIDADPNVIQTDKRDVPALKGNIHFDDIHFRYTDNEPILTHFNLLIQPGENLALVGHTGAGKSSIAKLIARFYEYQQGRLLIDGHDIRTFDLAQYRKQLGIVSQVPFLFSGTVADNIRYAAPNASEQEMLEMARKIGDGEWLETLPNGIQTEVGERGARLSMGQRQLVALMRVLMQKPAIFILDEATASIDPFTEWQIQQALNLILKNSTSILIAHRLSTVKAADRIVVMEKGTIIEEGNHEGLLAQSGHYSTLYNTYFRHQSLAYVEKAREMINK
- a CDS encoding ABC transporter ATP-binding protein, with amino-acid sequence MTTITSPAEFSMQRPVQYDRTGPVAWVWSHARRHWWIIIMMVIGAAGNAGLAAVVPVLTGNAFNAMLQPKPDTSVLLPLALIIGISQVIRGALQFGRNFGAELLAQNMERQVRDELYLSLLGKSMTFHNLQPVGDTMARATNDVRELNYMFSPGVNLVVGSFIFILMPIFVAGRYHPSLVITPVVFIILYFFFLVHYLKTLSPVTDEVRSSFGEMNTHLSESLDGVEVVKGASQENAEVDKFVMNASRVRHAFVKQGDLEGRYVAMLLLGSAYAFGLFHALLLFRSGQVDLGGVVAYFGLLRLLEFPTFTATFAYSQISSGISGARRILELINRETNLDQNAQGYAEPMRGEIEFRDVEFAYPTMKEEKSKGSTENVLSGISFKVKQGQTVAIVGQTGAGKTSLVKLLNRTYDTTRGQVLVDGVDVRDWNLASLRSQISMIEQDIFLFSRSVSDNLAFGKPGATQSEIEAAAKSAQADDFIHSFDKGYETVVGERGVTLSGGQRQRIALGRAFLTDPHILILDDSTSAIDSATEDKIQRAISNAARGRTTFIITHRLSQIRWADLIIVLRKGKIAAIGTHDELMKTSEAYSRIFRE
- a CDS encoding RNA-binding transcriptional accessory protein, which codes for MTHAEQIASQLNVKPSQVTAVINLIDEGNTVPFIARYRKEMTGSLDDEQIRIIADELVRLRALDERRTAILASIEEQGKLTDELRASINAAVTMTALEDLYAPYKKKRRTRAMVAREKGLDALAELIIEQSGKGSPEEIAKQFLNDQVTNIEEALQGARDIVAETISDNANVRAATREKALKFGKIRVEKIKNAVDEKAVYESYYAFENRVDRLMPHQILAITRGEKEGILRVHVDVAERDWLDAIQAEFEEDIISPFAEQLELAVRDSAERLLLPAIERDVRREKSEAADNHAIQVFATNLRALLGQAPLANHVVLGIDPGFRTGCKVAVVDATGKLLDTGTIYPHEPKNDWNGAIKILEDMINRHHVTLITIGNGTASRETEKLAAELVRATRESPQPTKYLIVNEAGASVYSASPLARAEFPDLDVTIRGAVSIARRAQDPLAELVKIDPKSIGVGMYQHDVDQTALTHALDGVVESVVNRVGVDVNTASPALLTHVAGIGPKLANNIVAHRDTNGPFKSRTALRKVAGLGPKAFEQAAGFMRIRNGSNPLDESAIHPESYTIAESILALAGLSAGSPLSDRISALESLTSKTSVEELAKQLNCGVPTLKDILEQLVRPGRDPRADTPAPILRSDVLKAEDLLTGMQLKGTVRNVVDFGAFVDIGVKGDGLLHRTQIPNGTVLKVGDIIDVEIQKIEPERGRISLGWVK
- a CDS encoding adenylate kinase; the protein is MLTYIVLLGPPGAGKGTQSKVLETELGLPHISTGGIFRENIKNGTPLGKLANTYISKGHLVPDDVTIAMLRERFTQPDCKTGAILDGFPRTPIQADELEVLLNSLGGQVNFVLLITAPVESLIDRLAGRWICKAYGHAFHEHFNPPREKGICDIDGSGLYQREDDKAETILNRIEVYQNQTAPLIQYYQERGLLIEINGTATIEEVSSQVMSVLQMERSSGD